The Prochlorococcus sp. MIT 1300 genome has a window encoding:
- the acnB gene encoding bifunctional aconitate hydratase 2/2-methylisocitrate dehydratase has protein sequence MLSAYRELAAERNALGIPALPLSAEQTQELTELLENPPAGEDKTLLHLLQERIPPGVDEAAYVKATWLSSVAQRSTISPLVSPLDATHLLGTMVGGYNVSALLELLSNKDEAIANNAAKELSQILLVYDAVNDVLELAKTNPFAKKVITSWADGEWFTSKASLPQEITVTIFKVTGETNTDDLSPATHATTRPDIPLHALAMLETRDPSALATIYENKKKGHPIAYVGDVVGTGSSRKSAINSVLWHIGNDIPYVPNKRAGGIILGGKIAPIFFNTAEDSGTLPIECDVSQLETGDVIKIYPYEGVIKKAEIETSNYSDQPLTKFELKPATIHDEVQAGGRIPLMIGRALTDKVRKKLGLEPSNLFIRPSEKLETHHGFTQAQKMVGRACGLIGVTPGTSCEPVMTTVGSQDTTGPMTRDEMKELACLGFSADLVMQSFCHTAAYPKPIDLKTQKELPDFFSERGGVALRPGDGIIHSWLNRMLLPDTVGTGGDSHTRFPLGISFPGGSGIVAFAAAIGSMPLDMPESVLVRFKGSLQSGITLRDIVNAIPWVAIQQGLLTIEKSNKINVFNGKIMEIEGLPDLKLEQAFELTDASAERSCAGCSIKLSEETVAEYLKSNVALMQNMIFRGYQDARTLRRRIEEMQNWLKEPKLLSADPDATYAEILNIDLSEIKEPVLACPNDPDNVKLLSEVANESIQEVFIGSCMTNIGHYRAAAKILEGEGRIKTRLWVCPPTRMDEEILKKEGFYEIFEAAGSRMEMPGCSLCMGNQARVEDNTTVFSTSTRNFNNRLGKGAQVYLGSAELAAVCALLGKIPTTAEYLAIAGEKITPYAKDLYRYLNFDQISGFEEESRATNKANEQALSSSK, from the coding sequence ATTCCACCAGGTGTAGACGAAGCTGCATACGTAAAAGCCACATGGCTCAGCTCAGTTGCACAGAGAAGCACTATTTCACCTTTGGTTTCACCCTTAGACGCAACTCATTTATTAGGCACCATGGTAGGTGGTTATAACGTTTCGGCTTTACTTGAACTACTCTCCAACAAAGATGAAGCAATAGCAAATAATGCCGCAAAAGAGTTAAGTCAAATCCTGCTGGTATATGACGCAGTTAATGATGTATTGGAGCTGGCAAAAACCAATCCTTTTGCAAAAAAAGTAATTACTAGCTGGGCTGATGGAGAATGGTTTACCTCAAAAGCATCGTTGCCACAAGAAATTACAGTAACTATTTTTAAAGTTACTGGAGAAACAAATACTGATGATTTATCTCCCGCAACTCATGCCACCACAAGACCAGACATCCCATTACATGCCTTAGCAATGCTCGAAACTAGAGACCCTAGTGCTCTTGCAACTATATACGAAAACAAGAAGAAAGGTCATCCAATTGCATATGTTGGTGATGTAGTGGGTACAGGAAGTTCGCGGAAATCAGCTATAAATTCTGTCCTATGGCATATAGGAAATGACATCCCGTATGTGCCAAATAAACGTGCAGGTGGAATAATTTTAGGAGGAAAAATTGCACCGATATTTTTTAATACTGCAGAGGACTCTGGCACCCTTCCAATCGAATGTGATGTCAGCCAACTTGAAACTGGAGATGTAATTAAGATCTACCCATATGAAGGAGTTATTAAAAAGGCAGAAATTGAGACGTCTAATTACTCCGATCAACCATTAACAAAGTTTGAGCTCAAACCAGCCACAATTCACGACGAAGTACAGGCAGGAGGCCGCATTCCATTAATGATTGGAAGAGCATTAACCGACAAAGTCAGGAAAAAGCTGGGGCTAGAGCCATCCAATCTCTTCATACGGCCAAGTGAGAAATTAGAAACCCACCATGGTTTTACCCAAGCCCAAAAAATGGTCGGTAGAGCTTGTGGCCTTATTGGAGTAACTCCAGGAACAAGCTGTGAACCTGTCATGACAACTGTTGGGAGCCAAGACACAACAGGTCCGATGACTAGAGATGAAATGAAGGAGCTGGCTTGCCTTGGCTTCTCAGCAGACCTAGTAATGCAAAGCTTTTGCCATACAGCCGCTTATCCAAAGCCAATAGATCTAAAAACTCAAAAAGAATTACCTGATTTTTTCTCAGAACGCGGAGGAGTAGCTCTTCGTCCAGGAGACGGAATTATTCATAGCTGGTTAAATCGAATGCTTCTCCCAGATACTGTAGGAACAGGTGGCGATAGTCACACTCGGTTCCCACTCGGCATCTCATTCCCAGGTGGCTCAGGAATAGTAGCCTTTGCAGCAGCTATTGGCTCAATGCCTTTAGACATGCCTGAGTCGGTATTAGTGAGATTCAAAGGCTCACTGCAATCAGGAATAACCCTAAGAGACATAGTCAATGCAATCCCTTGGGTCGCAATTCAACAAGGACTCTTAACCATAGAAAAATCAAACAAAATCAATGTATTTAATGGAAAAATTATGGAAATAGAAGGATTGCCAGATTTAAAGCTAGAACAAGCTTTTGAACTAACAGATGCTAGTGCAGAAAGATCATGTGCTGGTTGTTCTATCAAGCTCTCTGAAGAAACGGTCGCAGAATATTTGAAAAGCAATGTGGCTTTAATGCAAAATATGATTTTCCGTGGCTACCAGGATGCTCGTACCCTGCGACGACGAATTGAAGAAATGCAAAACTGGCTAAAAGAGCCAAAGCTTTTGAGTGCAGACCCAGACGCAACATATGCGGAAATCTTAAACATCGACCTAAGTGAAATTAAAGAGCCTGTTTTGGCATGTCCCAATGATCCTGACAATGTAAAGCTACTCAGCGAAGTAGCTAATGAATCTATTCAAGAAGTTTTTATAGGGTCTTGCATGACGAACATTGGGCACTACAGGGCTGCTGCAAAAATCCTTGAAGGAGAAGGCAGAATTAAAACTAGATTATGGGTTTGCCCACCTACTCGTATGGACGAAGAAATACTCAAAAAAGAAGGATTTTACGAGATTTTTGAAGCTGCTGGTAGTCGCATGGAAATGCCTGGATGTTCACTTTGCATGGGAAACCAGGCACGAGTAGAAGACAACACTACTGTCTTCTCTACGAGTACACGCAACTTCAATAATCGACTAGGTAAAGGCGCTCAAGTCTATTTAGGGAGTGCAGAATTAGCTGCCGTCTGTGCACTACTAGGCAAAATCCCGACCACTGCAGAATACCTTGCAATTGCAGGGGAAAAAATTACTCCTTATGCAAAAGATTTATACCGATATCTCAACTTTGATCAAATTTCAGGGTTTGAAGAAGAAAGTCGAGCAACTAACAAAGCAAATGAACAAGCTCTTTCCTCAAGCAAATAA
- a CDS encoding ClC family H(+)/Cl(-) exchange transporter codes for MTFTKAINSEEQINSSRSIRRLLKQRWFVVVLTLILTGLGAALTGVLFKAGIHFLEDWRLKLREDLPTWFLLPSLGALGGLVSALLISRLAPAAGGSGVTHIMGYLRHKAVPMGLRVGVIKLIAGIIAIGSGFPLGPEGPAVQMGGSVAWKMAQILKAPRPFRRVIVAAGGGAGIAAVFSAPIGGFIYAIEELLNSARPVILLLVVVTTFWADTWADILQSFGLDPTAGGFNSSVGFQLVRKYNTDIAFFPIDLAYLIALGVIIGILAELYSRYVLTMQRKGNQLFQNRLVLRMVLSGFLLGIIYASLSDSFHDISSLQYEIATGNLGIRKALEIFTVLFITTGLAAASGAPGGLFYPMLTLGGAIGLACGDWLQGITNYVPSTYVFAGMGAFVAGCSRTPITAMFLAFALTKDLLILKPILVACITSFLIARIFNEHSIYERQLNMEIT; via the coding sequence GTGACCTTTACTAAAGCCATCAATTCAGAAGAACAAATCAACTCCAGTCGAAGTATTCGTCGACTTTTAAAACAAAGATGGTTTGTAGTTGTTTTAACTTTAATACTCACCGGTCTTGGAGCAGCCTTAACAGGGGTGCTATTCAAAGCAGGGATACATTTTTTAGAAGACTGGAGACTGAAACTTCGAGAGGATCTGCCAACTTGGTTTTTGTTGCCATCCTTAGGAGCGTTAGGGGGACTTGTTTCAGCGTTACTCATTTCACGACTAGCTCCAGCAGCAGGAGGCTCAGGAGTTACTCACATCATGGGTTATCTCAGACACAAAGCAGTGCCAATGGGACTACGAGTTGGGGTTATTAAATTAATTGCAGGAATCATTGCAATAGGTAGTGGATTCCCCTTGGGACCAGAAGGTCCTGCCGTGCAAATGGGGGGATCAGTTGCATGGAAAATGGCACAGATTCTGAAAGCACCTAGACCCTTTCGCAGGGTAATTGTTGCAGCAGGAGGGGGCGCAGGTATTGCGGCAGTTTTCAGTGCACCTATAGGTGGATTTATTTACGCAATCGAAGAACTACTTAACTCAGCCAGACCAGTGATTCTGCTACTGGTTGTAGTTACCACTTTCTGGGCAGATACCTGGGCTGATATTTTACAAAGTTTCGGGTTGGATCCAACAGCAGGTGGCTTCAATAGCAGTGTTGGATTTCAACTAGTACGAAAATACAACACAGATATTGCTTTTTTTCCTATCGATCTTGCTTACTTAATTGCCCTGGGTGTAATTATTGGCATCCTGGCAGAATTGTACAGCCGTTATGTTCTGACAATGCAGCGTAAAGGGAATCAATTATTCCAAAACCGGCTTGTCCTTCGCATGGTTCTTAGTGGTTTTTTGCTAGGTATTATTTATGCATCTTTAAGTGACTCATTTCATGACATCAGTTCTCTACAATATGAAATAGCCACTGGAAATCTAGGCATACGTAAAGCATTAGAAATATTCACGGTACTTTTTATAACTACTGGCTTGGCCGCAGCCTCAGGCGCTCCTGGTGGATTGTTCTACCCAATGCTTACCTTAGGAGGAGCAATAGGCCTGGCTTGTGGAGATTGGCTACAAGGGATAACAAACTATGTTCCGAGCACCTATGTTTTTGCGGGTATGGGAGCTTTTGTTGCTGGGTGCTCTAGGACACCTATCACAGCTATGTTCCTAGCATTTGCATTAACAAAAGATCTTCTGATTCTTAAGCCTATTTTAGTAGCATGTATCACCAGTTTTTTAATTGCTCGTATATTTAATGAACACTCTATTTATGAACGTCAACTAAACATGGAAATCACATGA
- a CDS encoding radical SAM protein, translating to MLAFPSTYEVGITSLGYQIIWSTLAQREDIHIKRLFTDQGDQPHQKCDLFGLSLSWELDGPVLLDLLEKSRIPLWSFQRKENDPIVFGGGPVLTANPEPLAPFFDVILLGDGEELLPNFIETCKKIRGEKRFKQLQALATIPGIYVPSLYEPQFSSDGNFLGVIPIDPTIPSSISKQTWKSNTLSHSTVITPDSAWPNIHMIEVVRSCPELCRFCLASYLTLPFRTSSLNNGLLPALEKGLKVTKRIGLLGASVTQHPEFPELMQWLNKEKFNDIHLSVSSVRASTVNTQLTNILAKRGSKSITIAIESGSERIRKVINKKLLEEEIYSAARYTLEGGLKALKLYGMVGLPSEEEEDVDKTAELLINLKKAVPQLRLKLGVSTFVPKAHTPFQWDGINKDAAKRLKYLNKKLKPKGIDIRPESYRLSVIQTLLSRSDRRLAPVIARMRCGENSLSAWKKTYNEVRNQDLYSASQPTLRPLPPPPPWEEVVHKRWDECNVLPWNHIKGPLGIDRLLEHRHLALENNGD from the coding sequence GTGCTGGCCTTCCCTAGTACATATGAAGTTGGAATAACTAGCTTGGGTTACCAAATCATCTGGTCTACCCTTGCTCAACGTGAAGATATTCATATAAAGCGTTTGTTTACTGATCAAGGAGATCAGCCGCATCAAAAATGCGATTTATTTGGACTCTCACTGAGCTGGGAATTAGACGGACCAGTGCTTCTGGATCTATTGGAAAAAAGTCGAATACCTCTATGGAGCTTTCAGCGAAAAGAAAATGACCCAATAGTTTTTGGCGGCGGGCCAGTTCTTACTGCAAACCCAGAGCCATTGGCTCCTTTTTTCGATGTAATTCTCCTAGGAGATGGTGAAGAGCTCCTCCCTAATTTCATCGAAACTTGTAAAAAGATACGGGGAGAAAAGCGGTTCAAGCAACTTCAAGCTTTAGCAACTATTCCAGGCATTTACGTTCCAAGCCTCTATGAACCTCAATTTTCGTCGGACGGCAACTTTCTAGGAGTTATTCCTATTGATCCAACAATCCCTTCATCAATCTCAAAGCAAACATGGAAAAGCAACACGCTCAGTCATTCAACAGTCATTACTCCTGATTCAGCCTGGCCAAATATTCACATGATTGAAGTGGTAAGAAGTTGTCCGGAATTATGTCGTTTTTGCCTGGCCAGCTACTTAACCCTACCTTTTCGCACTTCATCTCTAAACAATGGGCTATTACCCGCTCTCGAAAAAGGGCTCAAAGTGACTAAACGCATAGGGCTGCTAGGTGCATCTGTGACACAGCATCCAGAGTTTCCAGAGTTAATGCAATGGCTGAATAAAGAAAAATTTAATGATATTCACTTAAGTGTTAGCTCTGTTCGAGCTTCAACAGTAAACACTCAACTAACGAATATTTTGGCCAAGAGAGGAAGCAAATCAATAACCATTGCGATAGAAAGTGGCAGTGAACGTATTCGCAAGGTGATTAATAAAAAACTATTGGAAGAAGAAATATATAGTGCTGCCCGATATACACTTGAAGGAGGTCTTAAAGCACTCAAACTATATGGAATGGTTGGACTGCCTAGCGAAGAAGAAGAAGACGTAGATAAAACAGCCGAATTATTAATAAACTTAAAGAAAGCTGTTCCTCAACTTCGTCTAAAACTAGGTGTAAGCACTTTCGTACCTAAAGCTCATACTCCATTTCAATGGGACGGAATAAACAAAGATGCGGCAAAAAGACTGAAATATCTCAACAAAAAACTCAAGCCAAAAGGAATTGATATAAGACCAGAAAGTTATAGGCTAAGCGTTATCCAAACTTTATTATCTCGTAGTGATAGACGATTGGCTCCTGTAATAGCAAGAATGAGATGCGGTGAAAATAGTTTGAGTGCCTGGAAAAAAACTTATAATGAAGTCAGAAATCAAGATTTATATTCAGCCTCACAACCGACCCTCAGGCCTCTCCCTCCACCACCTCCTTGGGAAGAAGTAGTACATAAAAGGTGGGATGAATGCAACGTATTGCCTTGGAATCATATTAAGGGTCCTTTGGGGATAGACCGCTTACTAGAACATCGCCATTTGGCTTTAGAGAACAATGGTGATTAG